DNA from Acanthochromis polyacanthus isolate Apoly-LR-REF ecotype Palm Island chromosome 7, KAUST_Apoly_ChrSc, whole genome shotgun sequence:
ATTGCTCGTAGATCAGGGTTTTTATCCAACCGCAGCTCCACTGGAGTTTTGTAAAGCTGGTTCAGAAACACCTGAGCCTGCAGAAGAGAAGAGAATGGATAGATGTAGTGCAGTTTAAGGTTTGCATGTGTTTGAGAgatcaaaattaaaaatatcacaCGCTTGGATTTGGatcaaactgcacaaaaaacaaCTCTATTAATAGCAGTGTAAAAACATGACTAATGGGTAGGGGGAAGTATGAACGTCATGGCTTATATAGTGCAAGGACAAGTtattcagtacaaaaaaaatcatgtttcaaCTTTGCTTTTAAATCATCCACTGGGATTTGGATCACATTGCCTGAGTATACAGTTACGCATGGAACCGTGCGTAAAGCGTGCGTAATGGTTAGATTCAGGGCAGAAATAATAACTTACGACAAGTGGGATGGAGCAGATGAGGATCACTACCGATGTGCCTATGAGCAAAATGACCATCTGAATCTCTGCACCAGCCAGACGACCAAAGCTGCGTCCTCTCCTCCGCGGGTCCACGTTGCGCCCCAGATCGGTTCCCAGTGACATCCTGCGCACGAAGCGCCGGTGCATCCGAATCAAAGCCCCACACACCAGCACGTTACAAATAACAGTGACGAGAATGAGCAGAGAGCTGAACCCCGCATACATGTAGGAGTAGGCGGCATCGCTGGTCTTGTTGCTCCTCCACTCCAGAAAACACCAAGTTTGCGGGTATTGTTTCTTCACCTGTCCAAAGCCCATAATCGGCAGAGCGCAGAAAAGCGCGTTGGAGACGTAGATCGCTACGAGAGTCAACCCTGCCAGTTTTTGGTCCACAAAGTCATTGTAGAAGTAGGCATGGTTTATAGCGATGTACCTCTCCACTGACATGGCACAGATGATGCTGAGCCCGGccagagagaagaagagcaTGGTGAAACCAAAGTATTGGCACAGCGGGTCCTCTCCGGGCCACGAACCTTTCACATAAATGGCGATGGTGACCGGACTGGCCAGCAGTGTGCCCAAGAGGTCCGTGACAGCCAGTCCACACACCAGCGTATAAAACGTAGTCTCCTTCTGTTCTTTGCGGGATTTACAGAGAACCACGATGGCAATGACATTGCCAACCACCCCGAAAATGAACATAATGGACGGAATAGTCGGGACCATGGTCCTCCCTGTCATCGACTGATTATTCATGGTTGTGTCCAAACGTACTTCACTTCAGCAACTCTTCTTAACGCCAGTATTTCCAGTCCAGAGTTGTAAACTTGCTTGCACTTGAAAGAAGTTGGAACAGCATTgtcaaattctgaaaatgcaaCTTGAACTTCATCCAAAAACTAACTTCTTTAAAACTTTCTGCCTCCTCCGGTGCATCCTCttgcctcctgctgctgctgctctggttACCAACGGCTCACTGCTGCTTTCTTATCAAATCCTCCTCTCGCTGTGCATGACAACAGATTTCACTCACCAGAACATAGAGATAAAAGCAGGCAACGGACACCAGGGACT
Protein-coding regions in this window:
- the ptger4a gene encoding prostaglandin E receptor 4 (subtype EP4) a, producing the protein MNNQSMTGRTMVPTIPSIMFIFGVVGNVIAIVVLCKSRKEQKETTFYTLVCGLAVTDLLGTLLASPVTIAIYVKGSWPGEDPLCQYFGFTMLFFSLAGLSIICAMSVERYIAINHAYFYNDFVDQKLAGLTLVAIYVSNALFCALPIMGFGQVKKQYPQTWCFLEWRSNKTSDAAYSYMYAGFSSLLILVTVICNVLVCGALIRMHRRFVRRMSLGTDLGRNVDPRRRGRSFGRLAGAEIQMVILLIGTSVVILICSIPLVAQVFLNQLYKTPVELRLDKNPDLRAIRFASFNPILDPWIYILLRKAVLLKLIEKIKCLFCKMGVRRQQRQGAFPCIDAHQLSLVISNRDSQSLVSHDLRDVTSTSQTFLYLPEGIGFHTGNCHKADRLSHSQPSSVRNSQVSYSSEKGSIEAETREMTNVTTAFSALPCPKDPALQVTLNTETVEEKCI